In Trueperaceae bacterium, the sequence GTTCGAGGTGGATCCGTCGGTCTTGCGGACCGGCGCCGCGGCGACCGCGCCAGGCAGTTCGTTCCCGTCGGGGCACGCCCAGGCCGCGACGACCTTCTGGCTCCTCACGGCCCGCTTCGTCGAGCGGGGCTGGGCGTGGCTCCTCGCGGGCGCCCTCATCGTGCTCGTCTCCCTGTCGCGCGTCTACCTCGGGGTGCACTACCCGCGCGACGTGCTGGCGGGCGTCGCGCTCGGCCTGGTGGTGGTGCTGGCCGCCGCTTTCGTGACGAGACTCGCCCTGTCGCCCGGCAAGGCAGCCGTCGTGGCGCTCGGCGCGTTGGCGCCGCTGGCGCTCCACCTCCTCGTCACCACGCCCGACTCGCACGTGCTGCTGAGCGCCGTGTCTGCGTTCGTCGTCGGGCCGGAGCTGATAGTCCACCGCGCCAAGGGCGGGGTCGTCACCCGGCTCCTGATGGGCCTGGTGGGCGTGGCGCTCGTGGCGGCCGTCATGCTGACGACCTCGCTCGTCTTGAGCGAGGAACTCAAGCGCGGCGCCTTGACGTCGTACCTCCGTTACCTGGTCATCGCGCTGACGGGCACCGTCGTCGCGCCTCTGGCCTGCCGCGCGCTCAGGCTCAGCGGTGGACCGGTGGTCGCGGCGGGTGGCGCCAGGCGGCCGTGAGCGTGGCGGGGCCTGAGTCCGTGGCGCCGCCGCGTCGGCGCGTGCGCCTGACCCTCGAGTTCGATGGCACCGACTTCCGCGGGTGGCAGCGCCAGGCGAGTGGCGAGCGCACGGTGCAGGCCACGGTGGAGGCCGCCTTCGCGGCCCTGCCGGGCGAGCACTCCGCCGTGCTGGCGGCGGGCCGCACCGACGCCGGCGTTCACGCGCTGGGCATGGTGGCGCACGTCGACACGACCTCCACCATCCCTCCCGAGAAGTTGCGCCTTGCCCTCAACGCTCACCTGCCGGACGACGTCAAGGTGTTGACGCTCGCGCCGGCGGCGCCCGACTTCGAGGCGCAGTTCGACTGCCGCTACCGGCGCTACCTCTACCGGTTGCGCGTCATGCGCGGCGACCCGCGGGGAATGGTCATCGACCGTCATCGCCTGCTGGCCGTCCACTGGCTCCCCGACGTGGCGGCCATGCAGGCCGCGGCCGCGAGCCTCCTGGGCACCCACGATTTCGCCACCTTCGCCACGCAGGAGACCCGCAGCACCGTCCGCACCGTCCACCTCTGCGAGCTGCGCGAGGAGCGGGGGGAACTCAGGCTGCACGTGGCCGCCGACGGCTTCCTGCGCAACATGATCAGGACGATCGTGGGCACGCTGCTCTGGGTGGGCCGCGGCAAGCTCGCGCAGGCCGACATGCCGCGCCTGCTGGCGGCCAGGGACCGGCGCCTGGCCGGTCACAACGTCGGTCCTCAGGGGCTCTACTTCGTGGAGGCCGGGTACGGCGCCTGGGACCGGGCGACCTCGGAGCGCGCCGCGGCCGACCTCGCGGTGTGAGCGCGGCCGGCAGGGGCGCCGGGCGCGCCACGCCACGGCCCCGCCGTATACTCGCACCCATGACAATCAGGATCCGGCCGCCGCAGGACGCCGACCTCGAGGCGCTCGCGACGATAGACGCCGACTACGCTGCCCTGCACGGCGTGGAGCCGGTCATCACGCCCGGCGCCCTGCGTTTCTTCGAGAGGAGCGGCCACTCGTTCGTCGCCGAGGGGACCCGGGAGGGGGCCGTCGCCGGCTTCCTCCTGGCGCAGGCCGTGTGGTCCGGCGAGCGGCCGACCGTGCACGGCACTCGCCTCGCCGTGAGCCGGAGCGGGAGCGCCGCGTCGCGCTCGGCGCTGGTCAAGGCGTTGGTCAAGAGCGCCTACGACGCCGGCGTGTACGACCTCTTCTTCAGGACGCCCGCCGGGGACGAGGCGTTGCGCTCCGTCCTGGCGGCAGAGGGCTACCTACCGGACGACCAGCTCACGGTCCAGCTGGTGCTGGGGTCGCGCGGCCAGGGATGGGCGGCATCCCGCGGTGCCTGACGACACGGCGCGGATACTCATGGGCGTGCGCGGCATGGACACCGACCAGGCGCGCGAGGTGGTGATGACCGCCCTTCGGGGAGTGGCCGGAGTGAGCCACGTCGAGGCCGGCGACGCCCTCCGGGTGGCCGTCGAGTACGACCCGACAGAGGTGACCGCCATGGACCTCATCCGTGCGCTCAGGCGCATCGGCTTCCTCGCCGGCATGGAGTGAGGGGCGCCCGCGTCGGTGGTGGCGGTACAATGCCCGACCAGGTGAACGCGGACGGTGAGCGCCGGGGCTTCGACCCGACCAGCGGCCCGCGCCAGGAGGACTCAGGCATGCCCGACGAGAACACGCGCCAGGCCGAAACGGGAGGGGAGGCGGGCGCCGCGCCGGCCGCGGGGGAGGCGACGAAGCGGCCGCCCGGCAAGGCCGTGCCGGGGCTACTCGGCACGTTCGGCAAGCCGAAGGGGGACGCCAAGGAGCGCCCCATCGACCAGGTGAGGGTGTCCGACGCGGCCCTGGCGAGCATCATCGGCCTGTCGGCGCACGAGGTGCCGGGGGTGGTGGGCATGGCCCCGGCCAGCATGTCGGAGGGCCTCAGGCGCCTCCTGGGAGCGCGCCAGGTGGACGAGGGGGTCGTCATAGAGCACCCGCGCGGCGAGCGGCGCGCCGACGTCGACCTGCACGTGGTCGTCGCCTACGGGGTGAGCATCCCCGTCGTGGCCGACTCCGTGCGCGAGCGCGTCAGGTACGCCGCCGAGCACTACGCCGGGATAACGCTGGACCTCGTCCGCGTGCGGGTGGTCGGGGTCAGCCGTGGCTGAGGGGTTGCGTAGCGGGGCGTGGGGCCCCGACGCGGTCGCCAAGGCGTTCATGTTCGCCACGGAGTGGCTCGGCGTGCACGTGGAGGAGGTGAACGCGCTCAACGTCTACCCGGTGCCCGACGGCGACACCGGCACCAACATGCACCTCACGCTGCAGGCGGTGAGGCGGCAGCTGGTGGCCGACAAACCGGAGCGCATGGACCAGGTGGCGCGCGCCCTCTCCTACGGTTCGCTGCTCGGCGCGCGCGGCAACTCCGGCGTGATCCTGTCGCAGGTGCTCAAGGGTTTCGCGGACTCCATCAGGGGGCACAAGGCCGTCGACGCCGCCGGGCTGTCGGCGGCGCTCCTCGCCGGCTCCGACTCGGCGTACGCCGCCGTCATGAAGCCGGTCGAGGGCACGATCCTCACCGTGGTGCGCGAGTCCGCCGCGGCGGGGGAGGAGTACCTGGCGGCCCACCTCGAGGGGACCGGCGCCGAGGCGGGCCCCAACGGCCGGGCGCCCGTGCCCGTCGACGTGCTGCGCGCCGTGGTCTCCGCCGGTCGCGACTCGCTCGAACGCACCCCCGACCTCCTCCCCATCCTCAAGCAGGCGGGCGTCGTCGACGCCGGCGCCCTCGGTTACCTCCACCTCCTCGGCGGGATCCTCGCCTACTTCGAGGACCGCGACCTGCCGCCGCCGCCCAAGGTGACGCGCCGCGCGCAGGAGCAGTTCGAGGAGGAGGCGTACGGCTTCTGCACCGAGTTCCTCCTGGCGGACGTCAAGGAGCCAACCAGCGTCATCCGCGAGCTGGTGGCGCCGTTCGGCGACTCGCTGCTCGTGGTGGGCGCCGAGGGGTTCGTGAAGGGGCACATCCACACGGAGG encodes:
- a CDS encoding heavy-metal-associated domain-containing protein, producing the protein MGVRGMDTDQAREVVMTALRGVAGVSHVEAGDALRVAVEYDPTEVTAMDLIRALRRIGFLAGME
- the truA gene encoding tRNA pseudouridine(38-40) synthase TruA, whose translation is MAGPESVAPPRRRVRLTLEFDGTDFRGWQRQASGERTVQATVEAAFAALPGEHSAVLAAGRTDAGVHALGMVAHVDTTSTIPPEKLRLALNAHLPDDVKVLTLAPAAPDFEAQFDCRYRRYLYRLRVMRGDPRGMVIDRHRLLAVHWLPDVAAMQAAAASLLGTHDFATFATQETRSTVRTVHLCELREERGELRLHVAADGFLRNMIRTIVGTLLWVGRGKLAQADMPRLLAARDRRLAGHNVGPQGLYFVEAGYGAWDRATSERAAADLAV
- a CDS encoding DAK2 domain-containing protein gives rise to the protein MFATEWLGVHVEEVNALNVYPVPDGDTGTNMHLTLQAVRRQLVADKPERMDQVARALSYGSLLGARGNSGVILSQVLKGFADSIRGHKAVDAAGLSAALLAGSDSAYAAVMKPVEGTILTVVRESAAAGEEYLAAHLEGTGAEAGPNGRAPVPVDVLRAVVSAGRDSLERTPDLLPILKQAGVVDAGALGYLHLLGGILAYFEDRDLPPPPKVTRRAQEQFEEEAYGFCTEFLLADVKEPTSVIRELVAPFGDSLLVVGAEGFVKGHIHTEEPERLLAAVARHGRMVRSKVEDMSEQHSEILADVDAAHAEPPRSAAVAVANGYGVTRAFRTLGVRVVGGGQTDNPSVEDIADAVRSVGAHSVIVMPNNKNIVMAAERVSELLPDKRKLSIVDCRSGY
- a CDS encoding Asp23/Gls24 family envelope stress response protein translates to MDQVRVSDAALASIIGLSAHEVPGVVGMAPASMSEGLRRLLGARQVDEGVVIEHPRGERRADVDLHVVVAYGVSIPVVADSVRERVRYAAEHYAGITLDLVRVRVVGVSRG
- a CDS encoding DUF1999 family protein; the encoded protein is MTIRIRPPQDADLEALATIDADYAALHGVEPVITPGALRFFERSGHSFVAEGTREGAVAGFLLAQAVWSGERPTVHGTRLAVSRSGSAASRSALVKALVKSAYDAGVYDLFFRTPAGDEALRSVLAAEGYLPDDQLTVQLVLGSRGQGWAASRGA
- a CDS encoding phosphatase PAP2 family protein, coding for MDTIAALQRLASPTLDGVMLFVTDLGSQEAYTVFLVLAYLALDASFGRRLGVTFLLGAYANDLVKVVVAAPRPFEVDPSVLRTGAAATAPGSSFPSGHAQAATTFWLLTARFVERGWAWLLAGALIVLVSLSRVYLGVHYPRDVLAGVALGLVVVLAAAFVTRLALSPGKAAVVALGALAPLALHLLVTTPDSHVLLSAVSAFVVGPELIVHRAKGGVVTRLLMGLVGVALVAAVMLTTSLVLSEELKRGALTSYLRYLVIALTGTVVAPLACRALRLSGGPVVAAGGARRP